The region AGATGCTTCACCATCACTGACATAAAGTTCCTGGGTAGCTGCCAATACAAAACGCCCATCTAATTTCGTCAATGCGTCTCCAGATAATCCTACGCCGTCTTTATCCAGACTTTTCGTATCTGCCGGTGCATATACAAGAGGTGCCGCTCCTGACGGAAGCATGGCGCTGTCGCTGACTGGATTTCCATTTTCATCGATTGCGTAAATGTCCGCATTGCCGTAGGTGTTGAATTTAAGACCTGCCTCCACTCCGGCCATATATGGGTTCAAATGATTATAATCAGTGCCCAGGATACCAATCACTCTGCCGTCATTGCTGGCAGCACTCTGCAACTCATCGTCTGCAAATCGGAATGCACTTCCAAGCGTTTCCAGAATCCTGTTCTGCTGAGCCGACATATGATCCCCTGCCTTGGACTTATCACCTTTGAAACCATCGTATGCCTCATAGGTATCGCTCCAGGAACAGACCATAATCGTCTTTCCGCCCTTTTTAGCAAAAGCTCTGACCGCATCAAGCTCTGCCTCTGTATAGTTCTTATAATCCTCCCGCAGCTTCGTGCCATCGCGTCTGGAAGGTGCATTTAACAAAAGTCCAACGTACTTGTCGTCCCTTAAGGCGGCTATCAGTTCCTCACTAGTATTAAGCGTGACCATCCTGATATTGTAATCCCCCGCTAAGGCAGTGAAATTCCCCATACTGTCCTTATAATTTCCATTCACATATTCATTATAATGACTGGCATCTATCCCAAAATATTTCATCTTCGAACTGTCACGTACGTCAATTTCCAAAGTAAAGCTGAATGATTTACGATCGCCTTCCAGTTCCATTTGGGCGGTGGCTTCTATTACATTCACTCCTACCTTGTCAAGTTTGAACTCTTTGTTTACCGTATAAGTACCAAAGGACTTCAAATTCACATTTAAATCTTCACTTTCAAGCACCTTGTCGCCAGTTTTAAATGTCAGCCTGGTAAGTGTGGCATCTGATTCTTCGTTATTGAACGCTGTGACTGTAAACTTCACCGGATCGCCTGTCACTGGGACGTCTGTATTACAAGTGAAGGAAGAGATACCAGCTTTTGCAGCGGAACCATACCACACAGGAGCCGTTACGGCGATATTTTTATCCGCCTGAGTCACTCGGATATAATAATATCCTTTCTTCGCAGGAAGCTCAAATGTGAACTCTCCACTATTTCCGGTACCTTCTTTCTTTCCTGCGACTGCGCCGCCATTTGTTACTACTTCTACACTTTTGATGACATCTGACGGATCAGGGTCATCGACGCTTACAGAAATATTCAGCGTTTTCACATCATCTGACACGTCCAGGATACTTCCCATAGGTTCATCATTTAAAGTATACATGATATTTAAGTTTTTATCTTCTGTCGCGTATACATGCATATCTTTCAGCGCATTTAAAATCCCTGTCTCTGACAAATCATCTGTGAGGACGACTGTCCTGGCCGTATTGGCATTGCCCCAACGCCCTTTATGGTTATCCTGATTATTGGAAGGTGCTAAATGCCAGCCCTTATCCAATGCTTTCGTATATTCACTGTAGCTTGGGAAATATCCGCCCGAACCGATAGAGCCTTCACCGTTGCCTACTTCCACCAAGACCATTTTGGCATCTCTTGCCGGTGTATAGTATGCAAAATCTGCAAAAGTACCAAATGTCTTGCCCGGGTGGTTAAACTGTGAAAGATTCGCCAGCGGATCCGGATCAGCAGTTAAAATGTCATAGTACGCCTTCATGCCTGCATCATTTTTCTTGTCATTGAGCGTGGTATTGTTGCGGCTGACCAGTCCTGCTGAGCCGAATGTATTGATGTGGCCGGGACCGCCGGACCAGGTCATCTCAAAACCGGAAAACGCCTTTCTGGAACTGGTTTCGTTAAACGTTCTCGTCTGCTCTCTGTATTCATCCCAGATTGCCCTGCTCCCAGATGTCATAAGATCCGGGTTATTCAGCGCCTCTTTCGGATTGGGTGCATCTTTGGTATCAAAATAGTTGGAATGATCGGTAAAGGATACAAATTGTACATTGTCTTCTTCCGGTATATTGGCAAGATAATTAAGACCATCTTTGACAGACCCGGAGCCATCCGAATAGTTTGTATGCCCATGAAGCTGTCCGAAATACGCGGAAAAAGCAGACTTGCCTATGGTAAATTTCCAGTTCTCGGTAAAAGTCTCTTTATCTTCCCGAACAATCGTCACCTGCACGTTATAATTGCCGTCTTCCAGCACCTGAGGCGAAAAAGCATAGGTTGCGCCGTCAGCGGCTGTCTCTTTAAGATTCATAGGCTGGCCGGTATATATGGCAGTACCATCTGCTTTATTGAGAGTGAGACTTACCGATGGGTTATTTCCGGAATTCGCCAGCTTGATGGAAATCTCAGGTGCTTTCACGTCTCCTGTGGCTTTATTTCTCTCAGGGGTAACCGCAAGTACCTGGGGCTTGTCATTGATAAGGATCTTCACAATCCCGCTCTCTGCTTCGAGACCCGTTTTATCTTTCGCTTTGAATTTTATGTATAAGGCCTGCTGACCCTTCGCAAAGTTTTCTGCCGGAATGACTGTCTCATAGTTATTGGTATCCTGGTTAAATGTCATGGACTGTGACTTGCCCTGCGCATCTTCTGAGGGTCCGAAAAGACACTCCACACTCGCCACGCCCACATTGTCCCTGACCTGGACGGATATGGGATACTCCTGCTCCGGTCTTGCATCAATATAGGTGCTTAAGGTTATGACTGGTGGTTTGGTGTCATTTTTTACATAATAGACTGGAAAACCATTTTTCTCTTCTGTGCCGGTGTATAGCTGAATCGTCTGATTATATCTGCCTACCATGGCAGTCAGGTCCACGGTCTCCCCCTCTTCGACGCCTTCCGGATATGGAGCTGCCTGATAAATATTAATGGTGCCGGTTGCATCAGTCACAGGCGTACTGCCTGATGTATTGAGCTTGCCAAGTCTGACATCTTCTATCAGGACAACCCGGTCAATCAGCCCGCTTTTCTCTAAATCAGCGGTATCTGCCATAGCTTTTATCTGATTGATGGTATACTTCACAGGCGGTATCGATGCCTCATCCTGCTTAGTAACCACTTTTGCTTTATCTTTCGTGGATGTTATCTGAGGCATCCCATAGCGGATCTGGTAATCTCCCGTGATTTCCAGTATATCACCGATCCTGGCATCATCCGGTGCGGCTCCATAAATATAGATACTGTACTGGCTGCCATCGATGATTGACTGGAGCACCGGATTTCCATATGTCGTGGCCAGATATGACAGCTCCCCTGTAACCGTCACATCTTTTGTATTCTGGCCCAATGCCAGCACATCTTTAATGGTCATCACTTTACCGGCTTCACGGACTGTATAAGAAAATTCAGCGATTTCACTGTCCTCCAGTCCTTCCTTAACTGCACGCACATAATAGGTAACCGGTTCATCAATCATCAGCTTAGCATCAGCTGAATATGTAATCCATTCTTCGGCAGTCTTAGACTCCGTATTATACTCTATGGCAGCATCTGATGTAGCTGTAGAAAAGGTGAGCTGCGTACCTTTCAGCACCTGTCCGGCAGCCGGTGCAGCAACAGGCGTCTTACATTTCGTTTCTTCCGGATCAGTTCCGCCGCCTTCCTCATAGGAACTGTTGCGCGCCTCAGGTGTTCCGATCTTGAAATCAGCGCTGTTGTCATCGGTATCCACTGCCGGGTCCTTGCGGATAGCGGCGGTAGAATTTGACATTGCTGCGGCAGGTTTGGTCTCATACTCCTGGGCGCCGCCAATCCCTACTAAATCAACAAGATTTTCATCGCTTTTATCTGTGATCTTCTCGCTGTCATTGGACAATGCCGCTGCCCCTTCTTTTGCAGACATTGCAATTATACCCACAGCGTCTGGTTCTGGAAGTTCTGGCGCATTATCTTTATTCTCCCCATCTGCTTCCTTTATCAGATAGTAACCGCCTGCTTTAATCGTACCTGTGAGTTCCGTTAACAGCTTACCGTCTGTACCTGGATTATAGGTACTGAACGTGTTTTTAGCCAGCCACTGCACGGACCACCCATCCAGGCTCACATCTTCATCAGTAGGATTGTACAGCTCAATAAAATCACTCTTATATACCGCTTTGCTATTGCCGCCGCCGCCGTATACCTGGCTGATCACTACATGGTCTGCCGTACTGCTTTCTCTGAGAGCGGGTTTATCTTCTCCCGTATCCATAACATCGGCATCCTTTTTTAGATCGCCCTTATCGCCTGTATCGCCCTTATCGCCTGAATCACCTGTATCGCCTGTATCTCCCGTATCTTCTTCCGTCTTTTCGGGAATGTCTTCATCCGTGTCCTTGTCTGCTTCGCTGGGGGTGGCTCTATCCTCCCTCCCACCGGAACCTTCTGCCTCATACGCATTTGGCGGGTTTAAGTCTGTCTCAATCGCATAACCAGGTACGACTGACATATTCATACACATGGCAACTGACAGAAACAAACTTAACAGCTTCTTACCGTTCATAATTTCTTTTATCTCCTTCCTTTTTATTGGTTTTACTTGTCTTTAATTTTATTAATGAAAATTAGAAAAAATCACCAATTTTATAGATAAATTTAATGTAAAATCAGTAAAAATCATCAATACTTCTTTCTGTTTTTTCTTTGCTTTCCCTTCACCGGCATGTCCGCCGCATTCGTTCTGGTGCACATAAACGCACTTAGGAACGATACGAGCGGCACAGTCATTACAATGCCTATGGACCCCGAGATCCCCTGTATAATTTCCAGCGCCATCATGTCACTGTTAAAAATCTGCAAATATGGATAATCAAAGATCCGGAACAATATCAACATATTGAGAGCTGAACCAGCAAAAGCTAATATCAGCGTGTTAGCCATAGTACCCATGGCATCCCTGCCAATATTTATACCAGACCGAATCAGTTTTTGTCTGTTTAGCTCTGGATTCAGCTGATGCACCTCAAATACGGCTGATGTAATCGTCATAGCCACATCCATAACTGCTCCAAGTGCTGCAATGAGTATGGCACTAATAAGCAGGCCGCTGATATTCAGGCTTGTCCCACCTGTACGGAGCACTAATTCTTCTGCCTCCGGCATATTAAAACCGTTGATCGGCGTAGCCGCCGCCGTGAGAGCAGCTGCTGCTCCTGCCATTGCTACACCGCCTACGCACCCAATGGTTGCACAGAGGGTTTTCCTTGATAATCCATTTAACAGGATCAATGAAACGGCCGTGGTGACAGCAGCTATGACAATGGAGGACAATATAGGGTTGATTCCATGCCTGATCATGGGAATCAGCAAAAACCAGATATCCACCATAGCAAATGCAAGCCCCAGCATAGCGGCTATTCCTTTTTTTCCTCCTAATACAGCTAAAAACAGCAGGAATATCACCGTCAGCCCAAGCAATGCAGGTCCCCTGTTGTAATTAGGTATGGAGGCAATATAGGAACGTCCACTGGCATCCATATCCATCCTGACAATGACCTTTGTGCCTGCTTTTAAGTCCACATTGTTGTATCCACTCATATAATTGACTGCCGGCAATATCTTCCCCCGGTCCTCACCGCTGTCGATCTGTAGATAGACTTCCTGCACTCCTATGCGCAGCCCCTCTGTCCAGTCTTCTGTTTTCCCCTCATCACGGATGAGTTCCGTCACATGTGCCCTGGCAAATTTTATCTGGCTTGCCGCTGTCGGCACTTCTCCCGGCAGCGGCTGATTGATCCATACGAGAATTGCTATATATACCAGGATAAAAAGAAATGACGCCATAAGTTTTATACAGAATTTTTTTTGATTTTTCATTTTTACAATACGCCTTTCTGATTCAGGCACTGCAGTGATACCCCCTGCGCCTTTTGTCCTGTTTATTTTGAATGATACTTAAGCTGCAATGCCGAAAAACGCAGCGCCCGTAAGGATGATAATAAAAATAGCATTCTGTATAATTTTATTCCGGTTCCAACCACTTCAGTACTCCTTTTGGATAAAAATGTTTGGTGTAAATCCCATTTCTTCATGGAATGGCCTCTGCAGCAACCTTAAGACTTTTTGCTTTATTTTACCGGCTCAATATGGTGGACATGTGATCAAACCTGACAGTCGGCTGTTGAAAGATTCCCATATAAAAAAAACAGGCCAGAAAGTCTGTAAATATCAGACATTTCTGACCTGAAAGGCAAAAATTTCAAGCTGTTACAGCCGTAGGTTCACAGCCTTTGCTCTATTGTTATAGCGTTTTCAAAGAGTCAGCCATGGTCATGGAGCCCTTCATCCGTGATCTCTACGATAGTTTTCCGAACTGGAAATCCGCCCCGTCAAGCCTTGCATAGACGGTTTCATGATCACCGGCATTGCTGGATTGTCCTCTGGCACAAAGGGTCACTGTGATGGCTCCATGGCAGATCACCGTCCTTGCCACATCCATGGCGGAATTGCCCATACCGATGATTGCTACCGTCTCTCAAGGTCATAGGCATCGGGATTTGCCAGATAATCAATACACCCAAAATAATAAAATCAATAGACAGCCTACAGGTACAGAAAAAATTAAATTTAGACAAATATATATCGGAAGCAAAAAAGAATCCGCAGATAAGGGCGAAGAAAATATTCAACGCCGGTATCCCGGATTCTATGTTTATATAATTATTTGCCCTCGTAGGTGATCACGGCTTCCACATCATACCCTTTCAGCTTATCTCTGCCGTTTAATCCTGCAAGCTCCATAATAAAGCAGATCTTCACCACTTCTCCGCCAAGCTCCTCGATCAGTTTAATGATGGCTTCAATGGTACCGCCTGTGGCGATCAGATCATCAATGATAACTACCTTTTGTCCCGGCTTAATGGAATCCTTGTGGATCTCAACGGTGGCCGTGCCGTATTCCAGCTCATAATCAGCAGACAGGACCTCTCTTGGAAGCTTGCCTTTCTTTCTCACGGGAACAAACCCCTTGTGCTCTGCATAGGCCACTGGAACACCAAAGATAAAGCCTCTTGACTCCGGTCCCACTACCGCATCATATTCCACCCCTTTTAACATCTCCCGGATTCCATCCACTGCCATGGAAAGCCCGTCCGGGTCCTCCAGAATGGTTGTCACATCCCGGAATATAATTCCTTCCTCGGGAAAATCCGGAATGCTTGTGACATATTCTTCTAATTTTTTCATCGTCATACCTCGTATTGTCATAATTTGTAAAATGCTTCTCACCCTCTAGGATGGGCACCTGTATAGGATCGGCGCAGGTCTTCCCCCTGGGTATAGTTCATATACATCTGGGTGGTAGCCATGTCGGAATGGCCCAGCATGGCCTGTACTGCATGGATGTCCGCTCCATTGCGGAGCAGATGGGCCGCAAAGGAGTGGCGCAGGGTGTGAGGCGTAATGTCTGCCTTGATCCCGGCCTTATCCCCATAAAATTTTATGATCTTCCAGAATCCCTGGCGGCTCATGGATTTTCCGTTACAGTTGGTAAACAGCCACGGGGACTCCTGATCCCGGAGAAAATACACCCGGCCCCGTTCCATGTAAGCCGAAAGTGCAAGCTTGGCCACCTTTCCAAAAGGAACCATGCGTTCCTTGTGTTCATCCCGGCAGGTGATATATCCGAT is a window of [Clostridium] saccharolyticum WM1 DNA encoding:
- a CDS encoding CehA/McbA family metallohydrolase yields the protein MNGKKLLSLFLSVAMCMNMSVVPGYAIETDLNPPNAYEAEGSGGREDRATPSEADKDTDEDIPEKTEEDTGDTGDTGDSGDKGDTGDKGDLKKDADVMDTGEDKPALRESSTADHVVISQVYGGGGNSKAVYKSDFIELYNPTDEDVSLDGWSVQWLAKNTFSTYNPGTDGKLLTELTGTIKAGGYYLIKEADGENKDNAPELPEPDAVGIIAMSAKEGAAALSNDSEKITDKSDENLVDLVGIGGAQEYETKPAAAMSNSTAAIRKDPAVDTDDNSADFKIGTPEARNSSYEEGGGTDPEETKCKTPVAAPAAGQVLKGTQLTFSTATSDAAIEYNTESKTAEEWITYSADAKLMIDEPVTYYVRAVKEGLEDSEIAEFSYTVREAGKVMTIKDVLALGQNTKDVTVTGELSYLATTYGNPVLQSIIDGSQYSIYIYGAAPDDARIGDILEITGDYQIRYGMPQITSTKDKAKVVTKQDEASIPPVKYTINQIKAMADTADLEKSGLIDRVVLIEDVRLGKLNTSGSTPVTDATGTINIYQAAPYPEGVEEGETVDLTAMVGRYNQTIQLYTGTEEKNGFPVYYVKNDTKPPVITLSTYIDARPEQEYPISVQVRDNVGVASVECLFGPSEDAQGKSQSMTFNQDTNNYETVIPAENFAKGQQALYIKFKAKDKTGLEAESGIVKILINDKPQVLAVTPERNKATGDVKAPEISIKLANSGNNPSVSLTLNKADGTAIYTGQPMNLKETAADGATYAFSPQVLEDGNYNVQVTIVREDKETFTENWKFTIGKSAFSAYFGQLHGHTNYSDGSGSVKDGLNYLANIPEEDNVQFVSFTDHSNYFDTKDAPNPKEALNNPDLMTSGSRAIWDEYREQTRTFNETSSRKAFSGFEMTWSGGPGHINTFGSAGLVSRNNTTLNDKKNDAGMKAYYDILTADPDPLANLSQFNHPGKTFGTFADFAYYTPARDAKMVLVEVGNGEGSIGSGGYFPSYSEYTKALDKGWHLAPSNNQDNHKGRWGNANTARTVVLTDDLSETGILNALKDMHVYATEDKNLNIMYTLNDEPMGSILDVSDDVKTLNISVSVDDPDPSDVIKSVEVVTNGGAVAGKKEGTGNSGEFTFELPAKKGYYYIRVTQADKNIAVTAPVWYGSAAKAGISSFTCNTDVPVTGDPVKFTVTAFNNEESDATLTRLTFKTGDKVLESEDLNVNLKSFGTYTVNKEFKLDKVGVNVIEATAQMELEGDRKSFSFTLEIDVRDSSKMKYFGIDASHYNEYVNGNYKDSMGNFTALAGDYNIRMVTLNTSEELIAALRDDKYVGLLLNAPSRRDGTKLREDYKNYTEAELDAVRAFAKKGGKTIMVCSWSDTYEAYDGFKGDKSKAGDHMSAQQNRILETLGSAFRFADDELQSAASNDGRVIGILGTDYNHLNPYMAGVEAGLKFNTYGNADIYAIDENGNPVSDSAMLPSGAAPLVYAPADTKSLDKDGVGLSGDALTKLDGRFVLAATQELYVSDGEASTLYLSGCSTMSNFQLTFDSAATNDYSNYQIMANLLDKTNQLQITPIKEVQDAGEGERFVIEGIATSNASGYDKDTAFFDSIYVQDQTGGINLFPVSGDIRTGQTIRVFGKTSSYQGERQLAVEKLMVIDADRKELPEPVKETTQEAYEGKNLGSLVTVSGKVISVDAPNNLVETIMLQDQSGKPARIFIDGYITKDKVIKDLKIGAYMSAVGLSSRTVIGDSEDSVPRIRVRDRDDVKLAEEPNIPEKPEIPEKPEIPEKPEIPEKPDRPGSKDREEDSGRTVTKSRETNPNVEWKQNTRGWQAVKKDGTYAKNEWYQCSYQGQVSWYRFDTEGYMITGWYLDGDGSWYYMSENHDGSYGAMAMGWKWINGKCYYLNPDLQTTQYKYGAMLKGTITPDGYAVNANGEWVVDGVVQIR
- a CDS encoding adenine phosphoribosyltransferase, with the translated sequence MKKLEEYVTSIPDFPEEGIIFRDVTTILEDPDGLSMAVDGIREMLKGVEYDAVVGPESRGFIFGVPVAYAEHKGFVPVRKKGKLPREVLSADYELEYGTATVEIHKDSIKPGQKVVIIDDLIATGGTIEAIIKLIEELGGEVVKICFIMELAGLNGRDKLKGYDVEAVITYEGK
- a CDS encoding YibE/F family protein yields the protein MKNQKKFCIKLMASFLFILVYIAILVWINQPLPGEVPTAASQIKFARAHVTELIRDEGKTEDWTEGLRIGVQEVYLQIDSGEDRGKILPAVNYMSGYNNVDLKAGTKVIVRMDMDASGRSYIASIPNYNRGPALLGLTVIFLLFLAVLGGKKGIAAMLGLAFAMVDIWFLLIPMIRHGINPILSSIVIAAVTTAVSLILLNGLSRKTLCATIGCVGGVAMAGAAAALTAAATPINGFNMPEAEELVLRTGGTSLNISGLLISAILIAALGAVMDVAMTITSAVFEVHQLNPELNRQKLIRSGINIGRDAMGTMANTLILAFAGSALNMLILFRIFDYPYLQIFNSDMMALEIIQGISGSIGIVMTVPLVSFLSAFMCTRTNAADMPVKGKQRKNRKKY